TACTTCTGCCTCTTTAAGGTCTAATTTTCCAGAAGATTGTTCATGGTTTACCACTTTTATATCTGTATTAGCCACACCTAAAGTTTTCTCTTCCTCCGAACCTGAAACTGGATTTTTTTTTACTCCAAATGCGTTTTGAGAAACTGTTAATACTACATTACCATCAGCTTTAGCTACCATAAAAGCCTTTCCTGAAAAAGCTTTTCTTTTAACCTCTAAAGGTGTTACCGAAGTAGGTGCTTCTACCACATTAGTAATAAGAGAACTATTTTTGAGAACTGCCAACATTGGTGCCACAGAAGCCGCATCAGTAGTATGTGGAAAAACCACTACTCCATCTACCACTTCCGCTATAGCTTTAGCATAAGCCTTAGCACTGAAAGATTTTAACCCTTCATCTTTAATATGGATAACTTTCTCTGCCCCATATTTATATAATAATTCTGAACTATCTGTAGCATTGATGCTTACTGCCGTTACGCTAGTTCCTGCTTTATCTGCTACAGCTTTAGCGTAAGATACCGCTTCAAAAGCTGCTTTTTTATAAACACCGTTTATATTTTCTGTATATACGAATATTGCCATTATTTTTGTTTTTATATGTTAAATTATATTATAATAAAACTCCCTTAGATTACCTTAGCTTCTTCGTGAAGAGCTTTTACAAGAGCGTCTAAATCGTCTGGTGAGAATAGCTTAACAGAAGCTCTTGGCGGAACGCTATCAAAAGACACGGCACTTACCTTTACTTCGTTTTGAGACGGCTCTTGCACATTAAAAGGCTTAGTTCTTGCAGACATAATACCTCTCATATTTGGAATAATAAGTTCTTTTTCGTCCACTAAACCTTTCTGACCAGCAACTACCAATGGGAGTGATACAGAGACAGTTTCTTTACCACCATCAATTTCTCTTACTGCGGTAACTTCA
This Riemerella anatipestifer DNA region includes the following protein-coding sequences:
- a CDS encoding electron transfer flavoprotein subunit alpha/FixB family protein gives rise to the protein MAIFVYTENINGVYKKAAFEAVSYAKAVADKAGTSVTAVSINATDSSELLYKYGAEKVIHIKDEGLKSFSAKAYAKAIAEVVDGVVVFPHTTDAASVAPMLAVLKNSSLITNVVEAPTSVTPLEVKRKAFSGKAFMVAKADGNVVLTVSQNAFGVKKNPVSGSEEEKTLGVANTDIKVVNHEQSSGKLDLKEAEVVVSAGRGMKGPENWGMVEELAQVLGAATACSKPVSDIGWRPHSEHVGQTGKAIAPNLYVAIGISGAIQHLAGVNSSKTIVVINNDPEAPFFKSADYGVVGDAFQVIPALTEKIKAIKGA